A stretch of Camelina sativa cultivar DH55 chromosome 18, Cs, whole genome shotgun sequence DNA encodes these proteins:
- the LOC104762118 gene encoding nucleolar protein 58-like: protein MKTVTGRVISAEPISLSKAATLLSRFTSSDNGASQDVRAYLQRASAAFTELKSFHREIRSKETKPSSEARSEQNVTEEIDGGEGRDRKSEGMSEESVYGREKEKKKKKKNKKNREEDVIVEKVEDQLEEEEMSEDRKERKKEKKKNKKNKDVDVIAEKVEEKLEAEEMSEDRKERKKKKNKDEDVIDEEVKDKLEDEDISKERKKEKKKKKKKKKKKKKMMKSEEEMASEERKSKKKRKSDDEMGSEERKSKKKRKL, encoded by the coding sequence ATGAAGACCGTCACCGGAAGAGTTATTAGTGCTGAACCAATCTCACTCTCCAAAGCAGCTACGCTTCTCTCTAGGTTCACTTCTTCTGATAATGGAGCCTCTCAAGACGTTAGAGCGTACCTCCAACGAGCTTCTGCTGCCTTCACCGAATTAAAGAGTTTCCACAGGGAGATTAGATCGAAGGAGACGAAGCCAAGCTCCGAGGCGAGGAGTGAGCAGAATGTTACCGAAGAAATCGATGGTGGGGAGGGTCGTGACCGGAAGAGTGAAGGTATGAGTGAGGAATCAGTTTACGGAAgggaaaaggagaagaagaagaagaagaagaataagaagaacagAGAGGAAGATGTTATTGTTGAGAAGGTGGAGGATCAgttggaagaagaggaaatgagcgaagatagaaaagagagaaagaaggaaaagaagaagaataagaagaacaaagacGTAGATGTTATTGCTGAGAAGGTGGAGGAAAAGTTGGAAGCCGAGGAAATGAGCgaagatagaaaagagagaaagaagaagaagaacaaagacgAAGATGTTATTGATGAGGAGGTGAAGGATAAGTTGGAAGACGAGGACATaagcaaagagagaaagaaggagaagaagaagaagaagaagaagaagaagaagaagaagaagatgatgaagagtgAGGAAGAGATGGCTTCAGAGGagagaaagagcaaaaaaaagaggaagagtgATGACGAGATGGGCTCAGAGGAGAGGAAGAGcaagaaaaagaggaaattgTAA
- the LOC104762117 gene encoding laccase-17 — MNPQSTAKHKQITEAEYSVNLPALIKASGSKLTQMAFQLLLAIFSFVLLLPQPAFGITRHYTLEIKMQNVTRLCHTKSLVSVNGQFPGPKLIAREGDQLLIKVVNQVPNNISIHWHGIRQLRSGWADGPAYITQCPIQTGQSYVYNYTIVGQRGTLFYHAHISWLRATVYGPLIILPKRGVPYPFAKPHKEVPMIFGEWFNADPEAIIRQATQTGGGPNVSDAYTINGLPGPLYNCSAKDTFRLRVKPGKTYLLRLINAALNDELFFSIANHTVTVVEADAIYVKPFETDTILIAPGQTTNVLLKTKPSYPSASFFMSARPYVTGQGTFDNSTVAGILEYEPSKQTKDAHSRTNIKNHQVFKPTLPALNDTNFATKFSNKLRSLNSKNFPANVPLNVDRKFFFTVGLGTNPCNHKNNQTCQGPTNTTMFAASISNISFTMPTKALLQSHYSGQSHGVYSPKFPWSPIVPFNYTGTPPNNTMVSNGTNLMVLPYNTSVELVMQDTSILGAESHPLHLHGFNFFVVGQGFGNFDPNKDPKNFNLVDPIERNTIGVPSGGWAAIRFLADNPGVWFMHCHLEVHTSWGLRMAWLVLDGDKPDQKLLPPPADLPKC, encoded by the exons ATGAATCCACAATCTacagcaaaacataaacaaataaccGAGGCAGAGTATTCAGTAAACTTACCTGCTCTAATCAAAGCCTCGGGGTCCAAGCTCACTCAAATGGCGTTTCAGCTTCTCTTAgctattttctcttttgttcttcttcttcctcaacctGCATTTGGGATTACAAGGCATTATACGCTGGAA ATCAAAATGCAGAATGTGACACGTCTTTGCCACACAAAGAGCCTTGTTTCTGTAAACGGGCAGTTTCCCGGACCTAAGCTTATTGCTAGAGAAGGTGACCAGCTTCTGATCAAAGTCGTTAATCAAGTGCCAAACAACATCTCTATCCACTG GCATGGGATCCGGCAACTACGGAGTGGTTGGGCTGATGGACCAGCCTATATAACCCAATGTCCTATTCAGACAGGACAAAGCTATGTCTACAACTATACCATTGTTGGTCAAAGAGGCACCCTGTTTTACCATGCTCACATTTCATGGCTTAGAGCAACAGTCTATGGTCCACTTATCATCCTTCCCAAACGCGGAGTTCCTTACCCTTTTGCTAAACCTCACAAAGAAGTTCCCATGATCTTTG GGGAGTGGTTCAACGCAGACCCTGAGGCAATCATTCGCCAAGCAACACAAACAGGAGGTGGTCCCAATGTCTCTGATGCTTACACGATCAACGGACTTCCTGGTCCATTATACAACTGCTCTGCCAAAG ATACATTCAGACTGAGAGTGAAGCCAGGAAAAACATACCTTCTCAGGCTAATCAATGCTGCACTTAATGATGAGCTCTTTTTCAGCATCGCAAATCACACTGTTACGGTTGTTGAAGCTGATGCCATCTATGTTAAACCATTTGAGACGGATACCATCTTAATTGCTCCTGGCCAGACCACAAACGTCCTGCTAAAGACTAAACCTAGTTATCCGAGTGCCTCCTTCTTCATGAGTGCACGACCATACGTCACAGGTCAAGGAACTTTCGATAACTCTACAGTTGCAGGAATCTTAGAATATGAACCATCTAAACAGACCAAAGATGCTCACTCAAGGACCAATATCAAGAATCACCAAGTCTTCAAACCGACACTTCCTGCTCTTAACGATACAAATTTTGCTACTAAGTTCAGTAATAAGCTACGCAGTCTGAACAGCAAAAACTTCCCAGCAAATGTGCCTCTGAATGTTGATCGAAAATTCTTCTTCACAGTAGGATTGGGAACAAACCCGTGCAATCATAAGAATAACCAGACATGCCAGGGTCCTACTAACACCACAATGTTTGCTGCCTCAATCAGTAACATTTCCTTCACAATGCCAACAAAAGCTCTCCTTCAATCTCACTATTCTGGCCAATCTCATGGAGTGTATTCCCCCAAATTCCCATGGAGTCCCATTGTTCCGTTTAACTACACAGGCACTCCACCTAACAATACCATGGTTAGCAACGGGACAAACTTGATGGTTCTACCTTACAACACCAGTGTGGAGTTGGTGATGCAAGACACTAGCATTCTTGGTGCTGAAAGCCATCCACTTCACCTTCATGGGTTCAACTTCTTCGTCGTTGGCCAAGGCTTTGGGAATTTCGACCCAAACAAGGATCCTAAAAACTTCAACCTTGTTGACCCAATAGAGCGGAACACAATTGGTGTGCCATCTGGTGGATGGGCTGCTATTCGATTCCTTGCAGATAACCCAg GAGTGTGGTTCATGCACTGTCACTTGGAAGTACATACCAGTTGGGGTCTGAGGATGGCTTGGCTTGTTCTTGATGGAGATAAGCCAGATCAGaaacttcttcctcctcctgcAGACTTGCCCAAATGCTGA